The proteins below come from a single Psychrobacter sp. FDAARGOS_221 genomic window:
- a CDS encoding iron-containing alcohol dehydrogenase — MALSQFFMPSNNLIGEGALEAGIEQVSKLNFKKVLLVTDQGISGIGLADKVKGLLEAKNIDVSVYAEVQPNPTVSNVNAGLEQLKQHGSDCVMSLGGGSVHDCAKGIALVATNGGKIEDYEGLDQSKTSQLPLVSINTTAGTASEMTRFTIITDEERHIKMAIVDSNVTPILSINDPELMAGMPASLTAATGMDALTHAIEAYVSTAASPITDACAVKAIELIAKSLPVAVAEPNNMQARDDMAYAQFLAGMAFNNASLGYVHAMAHQLGGMYNLPHGVCNALLLPHVEAYNESSATAKQRLDEVGEILLANNSDLAGLNTIDAIKKMADIVNIPKSLKELGVKREDFEDLAENALKDVCAVTNPVQGDKADVIDIFEAAFEARS; from the coding sequence ATGGCTCTATCACAGTTCTTTATGCCTTCCAACAACCTAATTGGTGAGGGCGCACTAGAAGCCGGTATTGAACAAGTTAGCAAACTAAACTTTAAAAAAGTACTACTGGTCACTGACCAAGGTATCTCTGGTATCGGCTTGGCAGACAAAGTCAAAGGCTTACTAGAAGCCAAAAACATTGACGTCTCAGTCTATGCAGAAGTGCAACCAAACCCAACGGTTAGTAACGTGAACGCTGGTCTTGAGCAACTAAAACAACACGGATCAGATTGTGTGATGTCACTTGGTGGTGGCTCAGTACATGACTGTGCCAAAGGTATTGCGTTGGTAGCGACTAATGGCGGTAAAATTGAAGACTATGAAGGTCTAGATCAATCAAAAACCAGCCAATTACCACTGGTCTCTATTAACACCACAGCTGGTACCGCGTCAGAGATGACCCGTTTTACCATTATCACTGACGAAGAGCGTCATATTAAAATGGCTATCGTTGACAGCAATGTTACCCCAATTTTGTCGATTAACGATCCAGAGCTAATGGCAGGCATGCCAGCCAGTCTAACGGCGGCAACCGGTATGGACGCGTTAACCCACGCCATTGAAGCTTATGTTTCAACTGCAGCCAGCCCAATTACGGATGCTTGTGCGGTGAAAGCCATTGAGCTAATCGCCAAATCTCTACCAGTGGCAGTGGCTGAGCCAAACAACATGCAGGCGCGTGATGACATGGCTTATGCGCAGTTCTTAGCCGGTATGGCATTTAACAACGCCTCATTAGGTTATGTACATGCGATGGCGCACCAGCTAGGCGGTATGTATAACTTACCACATGGTGTGTGTAACGCCTTGCTATTACCACACGTAGAAGCCTATAACGAATCATCAGCAACTGCCAAACAGCGTCTAGATGAAGTGGGCGAAATCCTATTAGCCAACAACAGTGACTTGGCGGGTCTAAATACCATTGATGCAATTAAGAAAATGGCAGACATTGTCAATATTCCTAAGTCGCTAAAAGAGCTTGGCGTCAAACGTGAAGACTTTGAAGATTTGGCTGAAAACGCACTAAAAGACGTGTGTGCAGTCACCAACCCAGTACAAGGCGACAAAGCAGATGTTATTGATATTTTTGAAGCAGCTTTTGAAGCACGTTCATAA